A section of the Thermoplasmata archaeon genome encodes:
- a CDS encoding antibiotic biosynthesis monooxygenase — MFLYFSRYRFKEGKDIEGFELLKHQAQSLRDAPGCEGEWLGQGQHPSTEFIMIGRFRDEEALRAYEGRLRSDPVHGGDFFALLRLTTQPPEVTSYEVRDTP, encoded by the coding sequence GTGTTCCTCTACTTCAGCCGCTACCGCTTCAAGGAAGGGAAGGATATCGAAGGCTTTGAGCTTCTGAAACACCAGGCGCAATCCCTGCGTGATGCCCCGGGATGCGAGGGGGAATGGCTCGGCCAGGGGCAGCATCCGTCCACCGAGTTCATCATGATCGGACGCTTCCGAGACGAGGAGGCTCTGCGGGCATACGAGGGCCGTCTTCGATCCGATCCCGTCCACGGAGGCGACTTCTTCGCGTTGCTGCGACTCACGACGCAGCCGCCGGAGGTCACGTCGTACGAAGTCCGCGATACCCCATAA